One segment of Thermosynechococcus sp. HN-54 DNA contains the following:
- a CDS encoding response regulator transcription factor, with product MAPKLRLLIVEDDPMMQLGLGQALGEQFAVVGYAEDGYGAIDLTRQLQPQVVIMDIGLPRLDGIAATQRLKREFPDIHVVMLTSHQSALEAVAALSSGADAYCIKGETVERLVMAIAAAQEGATYLDPQIARHVIQHLHPPQPTMDYHLSQRELDVLKLMVEGYSNPEIASKLFLSPNTIKTHVRGILNKLAVDDRVQAAVVALRNGLV from the coding sequence ATGGCACCCAAGCTGCGGCTCCTGATTGTTGAAGATGATCCAATGATGCAACTGGGGCTAGGACAAGCCCTAGGAGAGCAGTTTGCTGTGGTGGGTTATGCCGAGGATGGCTATGGTGCAATTGATTTGACACGGCAGTTGCAGCCGCAGGTGGTTATTATGGACATTGGCTTACCAAGGCTAGACGGGATTGCTGCCACCCAACGACTGAAGCGAGAATTTCCTGACATTCATGTGGTGATGCTCACCTCACACCAATCAGCTCTTGAGGCCGTTGCTGCCCTTTCTAGTGGTGCCGATGCCTACTGTATCAAGGGGGAAACCGTTGAGCGATTAGTGATGGCGATCGCTGCTGCCCAGGAGGGAGCCACCTACCTCGATCCCCAGATTGCCCGCCATGTGATCCAGCACCTACATCCGCCCCAACCGACAATGGACTATCACCTGTCGCAGCGGGAACTGGATGTCCTGAAGCTGATGGTGGAAGGTTATAGTAACCCTGAAATTGCCAGTAAGCTGTTTTTAAGCCCAAACACCATCAAGACCCATGTGCGCGGTATTTTGAACAAGTTGGCGGTGGATGACCGTGTGCAGGCGGCAGTTGTTGCACTTCGTAACGGTTTAGTCTAG
- a CDS encoding alpha/beta hydrolase has translation MSWLQDWILGEWSWLRLGRSALLIYLIIAVYLCFGVDALIFHPPRPTYSLSEEIRLIPVGWGDRLAVRYVANPEADFTLLFSHGNGEDLGMVEPFLERLRQWGFAVLAYDYRGYGLSSSTPTERHAYEDARAAYTYLTEELRVPPEQVILYGRSLGGGVATELATQVAIAGLVLESTFTSIFRVVVPFPLFPFDRLINRDKLPHVQAPVLILHGTADSIVPFSHGKHLFAIAREPKFALWVEGADHNDFVEVAGDRLRTALEEFATFLKAQSS, from the coding sequence ATGAGTTGGCTGCAAGATTGGATACTGGGGGAGTGGAGTTGGCTGCGCCTAGGGCGATCGGCACTCCTGATTTACCTGATCATTGCGGTCTATCTCTGCTTTGGCGTCGATGCCCTCATCTTCCATCCACCGCGTCCCACCTATTCCCTTTCTGAGGAGATCAGGCTGATTCCAGTGGGTTGGGGCGATCGCCTTGCGGTGCGGTATGTCGCCAATCCAGAGGCGGACTTTACGCTGCTGTTTAGCCACGGCAATGGTGAAGACCTCGGCATGGTGGAACCCTTTCTAGAGAGGTTACGGCAGTGGGGCTTTGCTGTGCTTGCCTACGATTACCGCGGCTATGGCTTGAGTTCGAGTACCCCCACTGAGCGCCATGCCTACGAAGATGCACGGGCTGCCTATACCTATCTCACAGAGGAACTGCGAGTACCCCCAGAGCAGGTGATTCTCTATGGCCGTTCCCTTGGCGGTGGGGTAGCAACGGAACTGGCGACACAGGTTGCGATTGCGGGTTTGGTTTTAGAAAGTACGTTTACCTCCATCTTTCGGGTGGTGGTGCCCTTTCCCCTCTTTCCCTTTGATCGATTGATCAATCGGGATAAATTGCCCCATGTCCAAGCACCCGTCTTGATTCTCCACGGTACTGCCGATAGCATTGTGCCCTTTAGCCACGGAAAACACCTGTTTGCCATTGCCCGTGAGCCAAAATTTGCCCTCTGGGTCGAGGGTGCCGATCACAATGATTTCGTTGAGGTGGCGGGCGATCGCCTGCGGACAGCCTTAGAGGAATTTGCCACGTTTTTGAAAGCGCAGTCTAGCTAG
- a CDS encoding extracellular solute-binding protein: MATLMQRRQFCQGLFALGAIALSGCQASANGGLTVHLLRKSLPPQLIQRFRQQAGVGIHLRLRETPQELADTLAAGNLGSAVLSLGDAWLAQAVAQRQIAPLPKRLIQNQLDWAEPWQPLLQLISKEDALWGLPYRWGATVLIYRREFFADLGWEPTDWEVLWHPAVQGHYSLLNTPREVIGLTLKSLGLSYNAPPTHPQLRERLSRLRQGCRFFSSDAYLQPLMLGSTQLAVGWSTDLLPLLKRDPQTYGAVFPASGTALWVDLWVCGQNPDAPALAWLNYWWQPEVAEQLSQFSDALSPRVSDLTATLFQRYIPLADPTAFAKSEVLLPLDTATQKTYDTLWQEIFLTNS; encoded by the coding sequence GTGGCAACGCTAATGCAGCGGCGGCAATTTTGTCAGGGGTTGTTTGCCCTTGGGGCGATCGCCCTTAGTGGTTGTCAAGCAAGTGCCAATGGCGGGCTAACCGTTCATCTGCTGCGAAAATCCTTACCGCCTCAACTGATTCAGCGATTTCGGCAACAGGCGGGTGTGGGCATTCATCTGCGGCTGCGGGAAACGCCCCAAGAGTTAGCCGATACCCTTGCTGCGGGAAACCTTGGGTCAGCCGTCCTGAGTTTGGGGGATGCTTGGCTAGCTCAGGCCGTAGCTCAGCGACAGATTGCCCCTCTTCCCAAAAGACTGATTCAAAACCAGTTGGACTGGGCTGAGCCGTGGCAGCCATTACTGCAACTCATTAGCAAAGAGGATGCTTTGTGGGGTTTGCCCTATCGGTGGGGAGCAACAGTCCTCATTTATCGCCGCGAGTTCTTTGCCGATTTGGGTTGGGAACCTACAGATTGGGAGGTTCTATGGCATCCAGCTGTTCAAGGTCACTACAGCCTGTTAAATACCCCCCGCGAAGTGATTGGCTTAACTCTAAAATCCTTGGGGTTGTCCTACAATGCCCCACCCACCCACCCGCAGTTACGGGAGCGATTGTCTCGGCTGCGCCAAGGTTGCCGTTTCTTTAGTTCCGATGCCTACCTGCAACCGCTGATGCTGGGGAGTACGCAATTGGCAGTGGGTTGGTCAACGGATCTACTGCCGCTGCTGAAGCGGGATCCGCAGACCTATGGAGCAGTCTTCCCTGCCAGTGGGACAGCGCTTTGGGTGGATTTGTGGGTCTGTGGCCAAAACCCCGATGCCCCAGCCTTGGCTTGGTTGAACTACTGGTGGCAGCCAGAGGTGGCTGAGCAACTCAGTCAATTTAGTGATGCTCTCTCGCCCCGCGTGAGCGATTTAACGGCCACCCTCTTTCAGCGCTATATTCCCCTCGCTGACCCCACTGCCTTTGCCAAGAGTGAGGTATTACTACCCCTTGATACGGCGACCCAAAAGACCTATGACACCCTTTGGCAAGAGATTTTTCTGACCAATTCCTAA
- a CDS encoding glucose-6-phosphate isomerase: MDALALWQHYQDWLYYHPELEFYVDVSRMGLTPAVVQRLEPAFGRAFQQMKELEAGAIANPDEGRMVGHYWLRNPDLAPTPELGAEIRDAIAQVKQFSQQVHSGAIAPPQGGRFTEILSIGIGGSALGPQFVASALAPANPPLNIHFLDNTDPAGFERVFAELGDRLRTTLVIVISKSGGTPETRNGMLETQARFQRAGLVFADHAVAITMPGSGLAQVAESNGWLAIFPMFDWVGGRTSELSTVGLLPAALQGIDIDALLAGAKLMDQATRAPKIRQNPAALLALAWHHAGNGRGEKDMVVLPYKDSLLLFSRYLQQLVMESLGKEKDLDGNIVHQGIAVYGNKGTTDQHAYVQQLRDGLPNFFVTFIEVLRDGQEPSMDVEPGITSGDYLSGLLLGTRQALYEKNRPSLTVTIPEVTPKTVGALIALYERAVGLYGFLVNINAYHQPGVEAGKKAAAANLALQRQIVKVLEQSDEPLDLQAIASAVNAPDQLERIYLILRHLVANDRGIEQLGDPAQPSQLQFRWQR, translated from the coding sequence ATGGATGCTTTGGCTCTTTGGCAGCATTACCAAGACTGGTTGTACTACCACCCGGAATTGGAGTTCTATGTGGATGTCAGTCGTATGGGGCTGACCCCAGCGGTCGTGCAGCGCCTAGAGCCAGCCTTTGGGCGCGCCTTTCAGCAAATGAAGGAATTGGAGGCGGGGGCGATCGCCAATCCCGATGAGGGCCGCATGGTGGGGCACTACTGGCTGCGGAATCCGGACTTGGCACCGACACCAGAATTAGGCGCGGAAATCCGCGATGCCATTGCCCAAGTCAAACAGTTTAGCCAGCAAGTCCACAGCGGCGCCATTGCTCCACCCCAAGGGGGGCGCTTTACGGAGATTCTCTCCATTGGCATTGGAGGATCTGCCCTAGGTCCGCAGTTTGTGGCCTCTGCCCTTGCACCTGCGAATCCGCCCCTGAACATTCATTTTTTGGACAACACTGACCCCGCCGGGTTTGAGCGGGTTTTTGCTGAATTGGGCGATCGCCTGCGCACCACTTTGGTGATTGTTATTTCCAAATCGGGAGGGACACCAGAAACCCGCAATGGCATGTTGGAGACCCAAGCCCGCTTCCAACGCGCTGGTCTGGTCTTTGCTGATCACGCCGTCGCCATCACTATGCCCGGTAGTGGCCTTGCCCAAGTGGCAGAATCAAACGGTTGGCTCGCCATTTTCCCCATGTTTGACTGGGTAGGGGGGCGCACCTCGGAACTGTCAACGGTGGGTCTATTGCCGGCTGCCCTCCAAGGGATTGACATTGACGCCCTCCTCGCGGGCGCAAAGCTGATGGATCAGGCGACCCGTGCGCCGAAGATTCGCCAAAATCCCGCTGCCCTACTCGCCTTGGCTTGGCACCATGCGGGCAATGGTCGGGGTGAAAAAGATATGGTTGTCCTGCCCTACAAAGACAGTCTGCTGCTGTTTAGCCGCTATTTGCAGCAGTTGGTGATGGAGTCCTTGGGCAAAGAAAAAGACCTCGACGGCAACATTGTCCACCAAGGAATTGCCGTTTATGGCAACAAGGGAACAACGGATCAGCACGCCTATGTGCAGCAGTTGCGCGATGGCTTGCCCAATTTCTTTGTCACGTTTATTGAAGTGCTGCGGGATGGCCAAGAGCCAAGTATGGATGTGGAGCCGGGAATTACATCGGGGGACTACCTCAGTGGTCTGCTTCTTGGCACGCGCCAAGCTCTCTATGAAAAGAATCGCCCCTCTTTGACGGTCACCATTCCAGAGGTGACACCCAAAACGGTGGGTGCCCTGATTGCCCTTTACGAGCGAGCAGTGGGTCTCTATGGCTTCTTGGTGAATATCAATGCCTACCATCAGCCGGGGGTGGAAGCTGGCAAGAAAGCAGCAGCGGCGAATTTGGCGTTGCAACGGCAGATTGTTAAAGTCTTAGAGCAAAGTGACGAACCCCTTGACTTGCAGGCGATCGCCAGTGCAGTCAATGCTCCCGATCAACTGGAGCGGATTTACCTGATCCTGCGGCATCTTGTGGCCAACGATCGCGGCATTGAGCAACTGGGGGATCCGGCGCAACCGAGTCAATTGCAGTTTCGGTGGCAACGCTAA
- a CDS encoding lipid-binding SYLF domain-containing protein — MERLHRTGSAIVGAIALIFIPHPTLAQTAPDARLVQRVENATFVLGEFTFNNNNRIPPRIVQRAQGIAIIPNVVQAGFIFGGRRGAGILLVRNENNEWSKPAFITMTGGSFGLQIGAQSTDVVLAFMDKSVVMRSLAQSFRLGGNVSVAAGPVGGEVVSPTDPSPQVFSYTRSAGLFAGVALEGANISFDRSASTRFYGRPNLTPMQIFENSPPLPSPPVLNGLYNALARAAR, encoded by the coding sequence ATGGAACGATTACACCGAACCGGCTCTGCAATTGTGGGGGCGATCGCCCTCATTTTCATCCCCCATCCCACCCTTGCCCAAACTGCCCCTGATGCTCGCCTAGTACAACGGGTCGAGAACGCCACATTTGTGCTTGGGGAGTTCACATTTAACAACAACAATCGCATTCCCCCTCGGATTGTCCAGCGTGCCCAAGGCATTGCCATCATTCCCAACGTGGTTCAAGCAGGCTTTATTTTTGGGGGTCGGCGCGGCGCCGGTATTCTCCTTGTGCGCAACGAAAACAATGAATGGAGTAAGCCCGCCTTTATCACAATGACCGGCGGGAGCTTTGGCCTGCAAATTGGTGCCCAATCTACGGATGTGGTGCTGGCCTTCATGGACAAATCCGTAGTCATGCGCAGCTTGGCGCAGTCGTTTCGCCTAGGGGGTAATGTCTCCGTTGCCGCAGGCCCGGTGGGTGGCGAAGTGGTCAGTCCCACAGATCCGAGTCCCCAAGTCTTTTCCTACACACGCAGTGCCGGTCTTTTTGCCGGGGTTGCCCTTGAGGGCGCCAATATTAGTTTTGACCGTAGTGCCAGTACCCGCTTCTATGGCCGGCCTAACCTGACGCCAATGCAAATTTTCGAGAACTCGCCCCCCCTCCCTTCGCCTCCCGTCCTCAATGGTCTCTACAATGCCCTTGCCCGTGCGGCGCGCTAA
- the ndhD1 gene encoding photosynthetic/respiratory NAD(P)H-quinone oxidoreductase subunit D1 — MSTFPWLTTMILFPILASLAIPFIPDPNGKGRPIRWYALTVGLIDFAFIVYAFINFYDLSTPGMQLWESYDWIPEIGLRWSVGADGLSMPLILLTGFITTLAILAAWPVTLKPRLFYFLMLAMYGGQIAVFAVQDMLVFFLAWELELIPVYLLLAIWGGHKRQYAATKFILYTAGSSLFILVAGLAMAFYGDTISFDMQTLAAKDYAVGFQLLVYAGFLIAYGVKLPIVPLHTWLPDAHGEATAPVHMLLAGILLKMGGYALIRMNVDMLPAAHAKFAPVLVILGVVNIIYAALTSYAQRNLKRKIAYSSISHMGFVLIGIASFTNLGMSGAVLQMVSHGLIGASLFFLVGATYDRTHTLILEEMGGVGQKMKKIFAMFTACSLASLALPGMSGFVAELMVFIGFATSDAYSLPFRVIVVFLAAVGVILTPIYLLSMLREIFYGPENKELVEHEALVDAEPREVFIIACLLVPIIGIGLYPKLLTQIYDATTGQVIARVREVIPTLAQRTEQPLGTLPLVAPSLNSTSK, encoded by the coding sequence ATGAGTACGTTTCCTTGGCTAACAACGATGATCCTGTTCCCGATTCTGGCTTCCTTGGCGATTCCCTTCATTCCAGATCCCAACGGTAAAGGACGCCCCATCCGCTGGTATGCCCTCACAGTGGGGTTGATTGATTTTGCGTTCATTGTCTATGCCTTTATTAATTTCTATGACTTGAGCACCCCCGGCATGCAACTGTGGGAAAGCTATGACTGGATTCCGGAAATTGGCCTGCGCTGGTCGGTGGGGGCAGATGGCCTCTCGATGCCGCTGATTTTACTCACGGGTTTTATTACAACCTTGGCGATTTTAGCGGCTTGGCCAGTGACCCTGAAACCACGACTATTTTACTTTTTGATGCTGGCAATGTACGGTGGCCAGATTGCCGTTTTTGCCGTGCAGGATATGCTGGTGTTCTTCCTTGCGTGGGAATTGGAACTGATTCCGGTCTACCTGCTACTGGCGATTTGGGGGGGGCACAAGCGTCAATATGCCGCTACCAAGTTCATTCTCTACACCGCCGGTAGCTCCCTCTTTATTTTGGTGGCGGGCTTGGCGATGGCCTTCTATGGTGACACGATTAGCTTTGACATGCAGACCTTGGCGGCTAAGGACTATGCCGTTGGTTTTCAACTGCTGGTCTATGCGGGCTTCTTGATTGCCTATGGGGTCAAATTGCCGATTGTGCCTCTGCACACGTGGTTGCCTGATGCCCACGGTGAAGCAACAGCTCCAGTGCACATGCTGCTGGCGGGGATTCTCCTGAAGATGGGAGGCTACGCCCTGATTCGCATGAATGTGGATATGCTGCCGGCAGCCCATGCCAAGTTTGCGCCTGTTCTAGTGATTTTGGGGGTCGTGAATATCATCTATGCGGCACTCACCTCCTATGCGCAGCGCAATCTCAAGCGCAAAATTGCCTACTCCTCGATTTCCCACATGGGCTTTGTGCTAATTGGGATTGCCTCGTTTACCAATTTGGGCATGAGTGGAGCGGTGCTACAAATGGTCTCCCACGGTTTGATTGGGGCGAGCCTCTTCTTCTTGGTGGGTGCCACCTATGACCGTACCCACACGCTGATTCTGGAGGAAATGGGCGGTGTCGGCCAGAAAATGAAGAAAATTTTTGCCATGTTTACAGCCTGCTCCTTGGCCTCCCTTGCCCTGCCGGGGATGAGTGGCTTTGTGGCTGAACTCATGGTCTTTATTGGCTTTGCCACTAGCGATGCCTATTCGCTGCCCTTCCGGGTGATTGTGGTCTTTTTGGCGGCTGTGGGGGTGATCCTAACGCCGATTTACCTGCTCTCAATGCTGCGGGAAATTTTCTATGGACCCGAAAACAAGGAACTGGTGGAGCATGAAGCCCTGGTGGATGCCGAGCCCCGTGAGGTGTTTATCATTGCCTGCCTGTTGGTGCCGATTATTGGTATTGGCCTCTATCCCAAGCTACTGACGCAAATTTACGATGCAACCACGGGTCAGGTAATTGCGCGGGTGCGGGAAGTGATTCCGACACTGGCTCAACGGACGGAGCAACCCCTAGGAACACTGCCGCTGGTGGCACCGAGCCTGAATTCTACCTCTAAATGA
- a CDS encoding NAD(P)H-quinone oxidoreductase subunit 5: MEPLYQYAWLIPVLPLLGALIVGFGLIAFSETTSKLRRPSAIFIMALMAIAMVHSLSLFWSQVQGHTPYTQMIEWAAAGNLHIAMGYVIDPLAALMLVIVTTVAFLVMLYSDGYMAHDAGYVRFFAYLSLFGSSMLGLVVSPNLVQVYIFWELVGMCSYLLIGFWYDRKSAAEAAQKAFVTNRVGDFGLLLGMVGLFWATGTFDFAGMGDRLTELVNTGLLSPSLAAILAILVFLGPVAKSAQFPLHVWLPDAMEGPTPISALIHAATMVAAGVFLIARMFPVFEQLPQVMTIIAWTGAFTAFMGATIAITQNDIKKSLAYSTISQLGYMVMGMGVGAYSAGLFHLMTHAYFKAMLFLGSGSVIHGMEAVVGHNPDLAQDMRYMGGLRKYMPITGATFLVGCLAISGVPPFAGFWSKDEILGAVFHANPAMWLLTWLTAGLTAFYMFRMYFMTFEGKFRNVPPELQEHHGHDAHHAAEPHESPWTMTLPLVVLAIPSTLIGFVGTPFNNLFEAFIHAAGEEVVAEHAVDLTEFLILGGSSVGIGLIGITVASLMYLKGTPSPQAIAKAIQPLYQFSLHKWYFDELYEVVFIKGCRRLARQVLEVDYNVVDGVVNLTGFVTMVTGEGLKYFQNGRAQFYALIVLLAVLGFVIFSVQA, encoded by the coding sequence ATGGAACCCCTGTATCAATACGCTTGGCTGATTCCCGTTTTACCCCTCTTGGGAGCGTTGATTGTTGGCTTTGGCTTGATTGCCTTCTCAGAGACCACCTCGAAACTGCGGCGACCCAGTGCCATTTTCATCATGGCGTTGATGGCGATCGCTATGGTGCATTCTCTGAGCCTCTTCTGGAGTCAAGTCCAAGGCCACACCCCCTATACGCAAATGATTGAATGGGCAGCGGCGGGCAATCTTCACATTGCCATGGGATACGTGATTGACCCCTTAGCGGCATTGATGTTGGTCATCGTCACAACGGTGGCCTTTTTAGTCATGCTCTACAGCGATGGCTACATGGCTCATGATGCGGGCTATGTTCGCTTTTTTGCCTATCTCAGCCTGTTTGGCTCCTCGATGCTGGGGTTGGTCGTCAGTCCCAACTTGGTACAGGTGTATATCTTTTGGGAATTGGTGGGGATGTGTTCCTACCTGCTGATTGGCTTCTGGTATGACCGCAAAAGTGCAGCTGAAGCAGCACAGAAGGCGTTTGTTACCAACCGTGTCGGTGATTTTGGCCTTTTGTTGGGGATGGTGGGTCTCTTTTGGGCCACCGGTACATTTGATTTTGCGGGGATGGGCGATCGCCTGACGGAATTGGTCAATACCGGGCTACTTTCCCCTAGTCTTGCCGCCATTCTCGCCATCTTGGTCTTTCTCGGCCCTGTAGCCAAATCTGCCCAGTTTCCCCTGCATGTGTGGTTGCCGGATGCGATGGAGGGTCCAACACCGATTTCTGCGCTGATTCACGCGGCAACCATGGTGGCAGCTGGCGTCTTCCTGATTGCGCGGATGTTCCCTGTCTTTGAGCAATTGCCCCAAGTCATGACGATCATTGCTTGGACAGGTGCCTTTACGGCATTTATGGGGGCAACCATTGCCATCACCCAAAACGACATCAAAAAGAGCTTGGCCTATTCAACCATTTCCCAACTGGGCTACATGGTCATGGGGATGGGCGTGGGTGCCTACAGTGCTGGCCTTTTTCACCTGATGACCCATGCCTACTTCAAGGCGATGCTCTTTCTGGGATCCGGTTCTGTGATCCATGGCATGGAAGCAGTGGTTGGCCACAACCCGGACTTGGCTCAAGATATGCGCTACATGGGGGGGCTGCGCAAGTATATGCCCATTACGGGGGCAACGTTTCTAGTGGGGTGCTTGGCCATTTCTGGCGTGCCGCCCTTTGCTGGCTTTTGGTCAAAGGATGAGATTTTAGGCGCGGTTTTTCATGCCAACCCAGCGATGTGGCTACTGACGTGGCTCACGGCTGGCTTAACCGCCTTTTATATGTTCCGCATGTACTTCATGACCTTTGAGGGCAAGTTCCGCAATGTGCCCCCAGAATTACAGGAACACCATGGCCACGATGCTCACCACGCTGCTGAACCCCATGAATCCCCTTGGACAATGACGCTGCCCTTGGTGGTGCTAGCGATTCCCTCGACGTTGATTGGCTTTGTCGGCACCCCCTTCAACAATCTCTTTGAGGCCTTTATCCATGCCGCCGGCGAAGAGGTGGTCGCCGAGCACGCGGTGGATTTGACGGAGTTTCTCATCCTTGGCGGTAGCTCTGTGGGTATTGGCCTGATTGGCATCACCGTGGCCTCCTTGATGTATCTCAAGGGCACCCCCAGTCCGCAGGCGATCGCCAAAGCGATTCAACCGCTGTACCAGTTCTCCCTGCATAAGTGGTACTTCGATGAACTCTATGAAGTGGTCTTCATCAAAGGCTGTCGTCGCCTAGCGCGTCAGGTCTTGGAAGTGGACTACAACGTGGTGGATGGGGTGGTCAACCTCACGGGCTTTGTCACGATGGTCACCGGTGAAGGGCTGAAATACTTCCAAAATGGTCGTGCCCAATTCTACGCCCTAATTGTGCTGCTGGCGGTGTTGGGATTTGTCATCTTCTCGGTGCAAGCCTAA
- a CDS encoding YbaB/EbfC family nucleoid-associated protein, which yields MAQGQGFGFGLGKMKELAAAIQKAQQVQEGAKKLQEDLEKMDIEGQAAGGAVKVIMSGTQEPRRVEISPDLLSEGAEVLSDLVTAAMRDAYQKSTATMRERMEELTGGLNVPGLG from the coding sequence ATGGCACAGGGACAGGGTTTTGGCTTCGGTCTTGGCAAAATGAAGGAGCTGGCCGCAGCCATCCAAAAAGCGCAGCAAGTTCAAGAAGGCGCCAAGAAGCTGCAAGAAGACCTTGAAAAAATGGACATTGAGGGTCAAGCAGCAGGGGGTGCCGTCAAAGTGATTATGAGTGGTACTCAAGAACCCCGCCGCGTCGAAATCAGCCCAGATCTCCTGAGTGAAGGGGCTGAAGTGCTCTCTGATTTGGTGACAGCCGCCATGCGCGATGCCTACCAAAAATCCACCGCCACCATGCGGGAACGGATGGAAGAGTTAACGGGTGGCTTGAACGTTCCGGGTCTCGGTTAA